A window of Paraburkholderia megapolitana genomic DNA:
GTCGCTCTAAAGAAGATGACTGAGCCCGGCGAGCACTTGAATACTCCCAAACATCGCGATTACGACAGCCGACAGGCGAGCGATACCGTGCATGAACGAGGCCGGCATCTTCCTGCGCAGTGCCGTCGTCACACTGCTCAGGCACAACCACCAGGCTGCAGAGCCGACAAAGACTCCCGCAACCATCGGCCAGACCGTGAACCACTGCGCGCCCACTGGTGCCGCTTGCCCGACCGGCAGCGGCCCGAGCGCGGCAAAAACGCCGATGAACGAAAGAATGGTCATCGGGTTGGAGAGCGTTAGACCGAACGTCGTGAGGAAGTCGCGTGCGATCGTGGTGTTCGGCGTTTCTACCAGCACTGATGGCGCACGCGATGCCTCACGTGCGATCGTCCATGCGAGCCACACGAGAAACACGCCGCCACCGATCTTGAGGGCGATGGTCAGCGCCGGCAGCGTCGTCGCAATGCCTGCAATACCGAGTGCGCCGAGTAGTCCATAAACCGTATCCGCAGCTGCCGCGCCGATGCCTGTAGCAAAGCCGGAGCGGAAACCACGGCTCAGGGTTCGCTGGATGCACAGCATGCCAATGGGGCCGACCGGAGCTGCGATGGAGAAACCGATCGCCATAGACCTGACAAACAACATTTTCCTGCTCCTGCGATATGCATTGATATGGAGATGCATCGTAGGCAAAACTTGCGCGCTCTTGAAGATGGTTTTTAAGGGAAAATGGCCTTTTCACCTTAAAAAATCTCCACCATGGACGACCTCGACTGGAAGGTGCTTTCGCTTCTGCAGCAGAATGCGCGCATAACCTATACGGCACTTGCCCGTCAGGTTCATCTGTCGGTGCCGGCAGTGACCGAGCGTGTGAAGCGTCTCGAAGAGGACGGCGTTATCGATGGTTATGTGGCTCGCGTCAATCCAGCCATGGCGGGTTACGCGGTGAGTGCACTGGTCGGCATCACGGTCCCTCAACCTGCAAAAACGAAGTTTCTTAATTTTCTCGAGACGATTTCCGAGGTGCTCGAATGTCACCACGTGACCGGAGCCGATTCTTACGTCATGCGACTGGTTGCCACGAATATGGCCGACCTGGAACGGTTGATCGAGAGAATCAATCTGTACGGCGAAACCCGCACTTCGCTCGTCATGTCGACACCGCTCGCTACTCGTGCCTTGCAACGACCCTCGGTCGCGTCGCGCAGATCGAAGGATGCACGCTGAACGAAGCGACTAACGTATCGCCGCGCGCGAAGCGGCTGCCGTATCGGACCCGAGCGGGTCGTTTTCGAAACCCTCGGCTTCTGCCAGCAACCATTGACGGAAATCGAGCAGGTCGGGCCGCCGGTCCGCGTGCTCGGCGCTGACGAGCCAGTAGACGGTGCCTGCGGCAACGGTCAGCGGGCTGGCTTCGACCAGTGCACCGGCTGCGAGATCGCGATCGACGAGCGGTCGCCTGCCTAGCGCGACACCCAGCCCCATCATCGCGGCCTCGGTGGCCAGCTGGATCGTGTCGAAACGCAGGCCGCCGGTCGGTTCGACGCCCTCGGTGGCGGTCCGCTCGAGCCACGCCTGCCAGTCCTCGCTTGCGGTACTCACGTGTATCAGCGTCGCGCGGCGCAGTTCGACGTTGCCGTGTGCGTCGACCAGGCTGTCGCGATAGGCGGGGCTGCACACCGGCACCAGCCGCTCGCCGAACAACCGGGTCCACGCAGCGCCCGCAACGGGCACGCGACTCAGGCGGATGGCGAAATCGAAACCGTCCACAGGGAAGCCGACCTGGCGATGGGACGTGTCGACCGTGACGTCGATATCGGGCCAGCGGCTGCGAAAACCCGGCAGTCGCGGCAACAGCCAGCGCGACGCAAGAGTCGGCGCACAGCTGACCGCGATCGCGCGATGCGTCCCGCGCGTGGGCAACCGCTGCGTGCCCGCCGCGATCAACGAGAACGCTTCCGACACATAAGACAGGTAGTCGGCGCCCGCCGGCGTCAACGACAACCCGCGTGCTTCCCGCACGAACAGCTCTACGCCGAGCGCCTCTTCCAGTCCAACGATGCCATGGCTCACCGCGCTCGGCGTCACGTTCAGCTCGGCTGCGGCGAGCTTGAAACTCTGATGTCGTCCGGCCGCTTCGAAGAAACGCAGCGACGACAGGGGGGAAGACGAAGCGGCATCACACATCTCCGGCAGCTTGCGCGGTAGCGGTAGCGGTTGCCGCGCAGTTGCCTTGCGGATCAAAAAACGGCGCCGTTGGCGGGCGCCTCATATGAGCGAACGGCCGGCCAGGGTCGACCGGCGCACGGCTGGAGCATACCCGATCGTCTGTCGGCCATCTCATGTATCATTTGGAGTTATATGAATCGCGACAGCCGACTTTCCTCGATCCTCCACGTTCTGCTCCACATGGCGCACAGCGATGTCC
This region includes:
- a CDS encoding LysE/ArgO family amino acid transporter codes for the protein MLFVRSMAIGFSIAAPVGPIGMLCIQRTLSRGFRSGFATGIGAAAADTVYGLLGALGIAGIATTLPALTIALKIGGGVFLVWLAWTIAREASRAPSVLVETPNTTIARDFLTTFGLTLSNPMTILSFIGVFAALGPLPVGQAAPVGAQWFTVWPMVAGVFVGSAAWWLCLSSVTTALRRKMPASFMHGIARLSAVVIAMFGSIQVLAGLSHLL
- a CDS encoding Lrp/AsnC family transcriptional regulator, whose protein sequence is MDDLDWKVLSLLQQNARITYTALARQVHLSVPAVTERVKRLEEDGVIDGYVARVNPAMAGYAVSALVGITVPQPAKTKFLNFLETISEVLECHHVTGADSYVMRLVATNMADLERLIERINLYGETRTSLVMSTPLATRALQRPSVASRRSKDAR